A window of Exiguobacterium sp. FSL W8-0210 contains these coding sequences:
- a CDS encoding response regulator transcription factor, which yields MNVLIVDDERHVREAVKLLGEWDSWQVSHIYEAEHGEEAKRLLDTGTIDLMLTDVEMPGLDGLTLLEWTKNHHPKVVTIVLTGYDDYTYMRRAILHQSFDYLLKPVDPDVLNDALSRAMECIHPVVESGEAIDQIAKYIETHYAEELTLQFMSERFYLSREYISRRFKQRFSVNLSDYIQTIRLNRAKELLSETEARIYEIALEVGYQDDKYFRKVFKKQFGMTPNEFRELLSI from the coding sequence ATGAACGTGTTGATCGTAGACGATGAACGACATGTACGGGAAGCGGTCAAATTGCTCGGAGAATGGGACAGTTGGCAGGTCTCACATATTTACGAGGCGGAACATGGGGAAGAAGCGAAACGATTACTGGATACTGGAACGATCGATTTAATGCTGACAGATGTCGAAATGCCTGGACTCGACGGATTAACATTACTAGAATGGACAAAAAATCATCATCCAAAGGTCGTCACGATCGTGCTGACAGGGTATGATGATTATACGTATATGCGACGTGCCATTTTGCATCAATCCTTTGATTATTTATTGAAGCCGGTTGATCCAGATGTACTCAATGATGCCTTGTCCCGCGCGATGGAATGTATCCATCCGGTAGTGGAATCAGGAGAAGCGATTGATCAAATCGCCAAATACATCGAAACGCATTATGCGGAAGAATTGACACTGCAATTCATGAGCGAACGGTTTTACTTGAGCCGAGAGTATATATCACGACGCTTCAAACAGCGTTTTTCCGTTAACTTATCTGATTATATTCAAACGATTCGCTTGAATCGAGCGAAGGAATTATTGAGTGAGACGGAAGCGCGCATTTACGAAATCGCACTTGAAGTCGGATATCAGGACGATAAGTATTTTCGGAAAGTGTTCAAAAAACAATTCGGTATGACACCGAATGAGTTTCGTGAATTGTTGTCGATTTAA
- a CDS encoding cytochrome c oxidase subunit II: MHIHRLEKIWLIFGVAMLAVFLTIIGVSAFASGNQPPSDATLIDPTKVDQTKPFDKPGLKKIDDDRYEAVIVSQAFQFTPKDMVIPKGATVDFLVTSKDVVHGFEIVKTNVNMMVVPGHINSIEYTFKEAGEYLVVCNEYCGNAHHMMATKIKVVE; the protein is encoded by the coding sequence ATGCACATTCATCGTTTAGAAAAAATTTGGCTGATCTTCGGAGTAGCGATGCTAGCGGTCTTCTTGACCATCATCGGTGTATCCGCTTTTGCATCGGGCAATCAACCACCATCCGATGCGACATTGATTGATCCGACGAAAGTCGATCAGACGAAACCGTTTGATAAACCAGGACTAAAAAAGATTGATGATGACCGATACGAAGCGGTCATCGTTTCACAAGCTTTTCAGTTTACACCAAAAGATATGGTCATACCTAAAGGGGCGACAGTCGATTTTCTCGTGACATCGAAGGACGTCGTTCATGGATTTGAAATCGTTAAGACGAACGTCAACATGATGGTCGTTCCCGGACATATTAATTCGATTGAGTATACGTTCAAGGAAGCAGGCGAATATCTCGTCGTATGTAATGAATATTGTGGTAATGCCCATCATATGATGGCAACGAAAATCAAGGTGGTGGAATAA
- a CDS encoding cytochrome C oxidase subunit II yields the protein MDQKSESNLKGTFIAVLIVAGVIIGMWSSIFLLFISR from the coding sequence ATGGACCAAAAATCAGAATCAAACCTCAAAGGAACATTTATTGCCGTCCTGATCGTAGCAGGTGTCATCATCGGGATGTGGAGTTCAATCTTTCTATTGTTCATATCACGTTAA
- a CDS encoding CDP-glycerol glycerophosphotransferase family protein, translating to MKRTGLIERSLRTIMKVFTWLPQKSNRVLFESFLGKQYSDSPRAIYELMRTMHPECELIFSKQRGVTFPRDVKTVDRLTFRWIYLLATSRVWVSNSRLPGWLIKPKKTYYLQTWHGTPLKKLALDMDDVQMANTTTERYKQGFKQETAKWSGLISPNAYSSSIFRRAFAFEGEMLEIGYPRNDIFYQEARHAKIKEAVYRHYDIDHSKKVLLYAPTWRDNAFEGQGKYSFELPFSLNEFEKRFGDEYVLLVRMHYLVGSRLDVTAYPSVRNTSDYPDIAELYLASDALITDYSSVMFDFAHLSRPILFYTYDLEHYRDQLRGFYFDFEQEAPGPLLSTETALFEELNQLDDWHTRYASAFRAFQETYCQWDDGQASERAMKTIIKRIHG from the coding sequence ATGAAACGAACAGGCTTGATTGAACGCAGTCTGCGAACCATCATGAAAGTCTTTACGTGGTTGCCACAAAAATCAAATCGAGTCCTTTTCGAGAGTTTTCTCGGAAAGCAATATAGTGACAGTCCGCGTGCCATCTACGAATTGATGCGTACGATGCATCCGGAATGTGAGTTGATTTTTAGTAAACAACGAGGTGTTACGTTTCCACGAGACGTCAAGACGGTAGATCGGTTGACGTTTCGCTGGATTTATTTGCTCGCGACGTCACGGGTCTGGGTATCAAACAGTCGGTTACCGGGTTGGTTGATCAAACCGAAAAAAACGTATTATCTCCAGACATGGCACGGCACACCGCTCAAAAAGCTCGCGCTTGATATGGATGATGTCCAAATGGCGAATACGACGACGGAGCGGTACAAGCAAGGATTTAAGCAAGAGACTGCAAAATGGTCCGGCTTAATTTCCCCGAATGCCTACTCTAGTTCAATCTTTCGGCGAGCATTTGCTTTTGAAGGTGAGATGCTAGAAATTGGATACCCTCGAAATGATATATTTTATCAAGAGGCACGGCATGCTAAAATCAAAGAAGCAGTATATCGCCACTATGATATTGATCATTCAAAAAAAGTCTTGTTGTATGCACCAACTTGGCGAGATAATGCATTCGAAGGTCAAGGGAAATATTCATTTGAGCTACCTTTTTCGCTAAATGAATTTGAAAAGCGATTTGGGGATGAATACGTTCTGCTTGTCCGAATGCACTATTTAGTCGGAAGTCGTCTCGACGTCACTGCTTATCCATCCGTTCGAAATACATCGGACTACCCGGATATCGCGGAGCTCTATCTGGCGTCGGACGCCTTGATCACGGATTATTCTTCTGTCATGTTTGATTTTGCGCACTTATCTCGTCCGATTTTATTCTATACGTATGATTTAGAACATTATCGAGATCAGTTGCGTGGATTTTACTTCGATTTTGAGCAGGAGGCACCGGGACCATTGTTGTCGACTGAAACAGCACTGTTTGAAGAGCTGAACCAGTTAGATGATTGGCACACACGGTATGCGTCAGCATTTCGAGCGTTCCAAGAGACGTATTGTCAATGGGATGATGGACAGGCTTCAGAACGGGCGATGAAGACGATCATAAAGAGAATTCACGGATAA
- the deoD gene encoding purine-nucleoside phosphorylase, protein MSVHINAAEGQIAETVLLPGDPLRAKYIAETFLEDVVLYNEVRGMYGFTGTYKGKKVSVQGTGMGVPSMSIYANELVQSYGAKNLIRVGTAGGITPDVKVRDVVIAMSASHDMAQNRVRFNGLDYAPTASFDLLHKAYTAAKEQGIDAKVGQIFTTDQFYQDDFHHFKKWADFGCLAIEMEAAGLYTLAAKHKVNALTILTISDHLLTGEETTSEERQTTFNDMMKVALETAIQL, encoded by the coding sequence ATGAGTGTACACATTAATGCAGCTGAAGGACAAATCGCCGAAACGGTCTTACTCCCAGGAGATCCGTTACGTGCTAAATACATCGCTGAGACGTTTTTAGAGGACGTCGTCCTTTATAACGAAGTTCGAGGCATGTATGGCTTCACAGGTACTTATAAAGGGAAAAAAGTCTCGGTTCAAGGAACAGGTATGGGTGTACCATCGATGTCAATCTATGCGAACGAACTTGTTCAGTCATATGGTGCGAAGAACTTGATCCGTGTCGGAACTGCCGGTGGGATCACGCCAGACGTTAAAGTTCGTGACGTCGTCATCGCGATGAGTGCTTCGCATGACATGGCACAGAACCGTGTCCGTTTTAATGGACTAGACTACGCACCGACAGCTTCTTTTGATCTGTTGCATAAAGCATATACAGCAGCTAAAGAACAAGGTATCGATGCAAAAGTTGGTCAAATCTTCACGACGGATCAGTTCTATCAAGATGATTTCCATCACTTCAAAAAATGGGCGGATTTCGGATGTCTCGCAATCGAGATGGAAGCGGCAGGTCTTTACACACTTGCAGCAAAACATAAAGTAAACGCACTGACGATCCTGACGATTTCAGATCATCTGTTGACAGGTGAAGAAACAACATCGGAAGAGCGCCAGACGACATTCAACGATATGATGAAAGTCGCGCTTGAGACAGCGATTCAATTATAA
- a CDS encoding Crp/Fnr family transcriptional regulator — protein MLTCGTTEANTFILSPETRTLLESFMTETTFKKDSIVCWEGEMNDKLFYVKQGGVKLSKLTKKGSPLLMFLYFKGDLFGEFDVGEAFPSSYSIETMEDSIIGFLSKEKLEELMRKDGTFALEIMRWQALMRKQTETKLRDLLLFGKPGALASTLLRLIAMEGGQVGETYRLAKRPSDGEFGQLIGAPRETVNRMFSQWKKEGVISMTPKEIIIHDAQYLRDLCHCEGCPAGVCRI, from the coding sequence ATGCTGACTTGTGGAACGACTGAAGCGAATACATTCATCTTATCACCTGAGACAAGAACGTTACTAGAGAGCTTCATGACGGAAACGACGTTCAAAAAGGATTCCATCGTCTGTTGGGAAGGGGAAATGAACGACAAGTTGTTTTATGTGAAACAAGGAGGCGTCAAACTATCGAAGTTGACGAAAAAAGGCAGTCCATTACTGATGTTCTTATATTTCAAAGGGGATCTATTTGGTGAATTTGATGTAGGAGAAGCTTTTCCGAGTTCATACAGTATCGAGACGATGGAGGATAGTATCATCGGTTTCCTCTCAAAAGAAAAATTAGAGGAACTCATGAGAAAGGATGGTACTTTTGCGCTTGAGATCATGCGGTGGCAAGCATTGATGCGGAAACAGACGGAGACTAAATTGCGCGACTTGCTATTGTTCGGAAAACCGGGTGCGTTAGCTTCGACGTTACTTCGTCTCATCGCGATGGAAGGGGGACAAGTAGGAGAAACCTACCGTCTTGCAAAACGTCCATCCGATGGGGAGTTTGGTCAATTGATTGGCGCACCGCGTGAAACGGTCAATCGGATGTTCTCCCAGTGGAAAAAAGAAGGTGTCATTTCGATGACGCCAAAAGAAATCATCATTCATGATGCACAATATCTGCGTGATCTGTGTCATTGTGAAGGATGCCCAGCAGGTGTTTGTCGAATTTAA
- a CDS encoding aldehyde dehydrogenase, whose product METTMTETVLSERLETQRHFFQTGATRSLAFRLSMLTFLRQAIETHEAAIYEALKQDLNKGQHDAFTTEIGFVYGEIQRMERQLRRLARPKRVATPLLHIGSKSEIQYEPYGNVLVIAPWNYPFQLALAPVIGAIAAGNTVVLKPSELTPNVSRVLREVFETAFHERFGIVIEGDAEVSSALLNERFDYIFFTGSTRVGKIVHQAAAKHLTPVTLELGGKSPTIVHKDADLRLAAKRIAWGKWLNAGQTCIAPDYVLIHEDVKERFLQLIEEEAFKQYGNGVGVSSYVKIVSDDHLNRLSSYLSQGTIEFGGQVDPETRKMAPTVMTNVAVDAPLMQDEIFGPILPVLTYREVEEVIAFVNDRDKPLALYLFTENKAVEHRILERISFGGGCVNDTLMHVAQHHLPFGGVGASGMGGYHGKYSFETFSHRKGIVKNTTAFDLPFRYMRTNSNSKWMRFLL is encoded by the coding sequence ATGGAGACAACGATGACAGAGACAGTGCTTTCAGAGCGCCTTGAGACACAGCGTCACTTTTTCCAAACAGGTGCAACACGTAGTCTAGCTTTTCGCTTAAGCATGCTGACGTTCTTACGCCAAGCGATTGAAACGCATGAAGCCGCGATCTATGAGGCATTAAAACAAGATCTCAATAAAGGACAGCATGATGCTTTTACGACGGAAATCGGTTTCGTTTATGGAGAGATTCAACGGATGGAGCGACAACTCCGTCGACTGGCACGTCCAAAGCGTGTCGCAACACCGCTTCTGCATATCGGCTCAAAAAGTGAAATCCAGTACGAACCCTATGGCAACGTTCTTGTCATCGCGCCATGGAACTATCCTTTCCAGCTGGCACTTGCTCCGGTCATTGGTGCGATTGCAGCGGGGAATACGGTCGTCCTTAAACCATCCGAGCTGACACCGAACGTCTCTCGTGTATTACGAGAAGTTTTTGAAACGGCATTCCATGAACGATTCGGAATCGTCATAGAAGGAGATGCTGAAGTCAGTAGCGCTTTACTAAACGAGCGTTTTGATTATATCTTCTTTACGGGTTCCACACGCGTCGGAAAAATCGTGCATCAGGCTGCGGCGAAGCATTTAACACCGGTCACACTTGAACTGGGTGGGAAATCACCGACGATCGTTCACAAGGATGCGGATCTTCGTCTAGCAGCGAAGCGGATCGCATGGGGAAAGTGGCTGAATGCCGGACAAACATGTATTGCCCCGGATTACGTATTGATCCATGAAGACGTTAAAGAACGTTTTTTGCAGTTGATTGAAGAAGAAGCCTTTAAACAGTACGGGAATGGCGTCGGCGTCTCATCCTACGTCAAAATCGTATCGGACGATCATCTGAATCGCCTCAGCAGTTACTTGTCGCAAGGGACGATCGAATTCGGTGGACAAGTGGATCCGGAAACGCGTAAGATGGCGCCGACTGTCATGACGAATGTAGCGGTGGATGCTCCATTGATGCAAGACGAAATCTTTGGACCGATCTTGCCGGTATTGACATACCGTGAAGTCGAAGAGGTCATCGCGTTCGTTAACGATCGTGATAAGCCGCTTGCGCTTTATCTGTTCACAGAGAACAAAGCCGTCGAACATCGTATCCTTGAACGGATTTCATTCGGTGGCGGATGTGTCAATGACACGTTGATGCACGTCGCACAGCATCATCTACCATTTGGTGGAGTCGGGGCGAGTGGCATGGGTGGATATCATGGCAAGTATAGTTTCGAGACGTTCAGCCATCGTAAAGGAATCGTCAAAAACACGACGGCGTTCGATTTACCTTTCCGCTACATGCGAACAAATAGCAATTCCAAATGGATGCGCTTTTTGTTATGA
- the tagD gene encoding glycerol-3-phosphate cytidylyltransferase, producing the protein MKKVITYGTFDLLHWGHINILKRAKAMGDYLIVAISTDEFNRLKHKQSYHNFENRKMILEAIRYVDEVIPENSWDQKVEDVKKHNVDLFVMGDDWKGEFDFLKEHCEVVYLSRTEGISTSQIKTELASK; encoded by the coding sequence ATGAAGAAGGTTATTACGTACGGAACATTTGATTTATTACACTGGGGTCATATCAACATCTTAAAACGCGCAAAAGCGATGGGAGACTATCTTATCGTTGCGATTTCAACGGACGAATTCAATCGTTTGAAACATAAGCAGTCCTACCATAATTTCGAGAATCGAAAGATGATTCTTGAAGCCATCCGTTATGTGGATGAAGTCATTCCGGAAAACAGCTGGGATCAAAAAGTAGAAGATGTGAAGAAGCATAACGTCGACCTCTTCGTCATGGGTGATGATTGGAAAGGCGAGTTCGATTTCTTAAAAGAGCATTGTGAAGTCGTTTACCTTAGCCGAACTGAGGGTATTTCTACGAGTCAGATTAAAACGGAATTAGCTTCGAAGTGA
- a CDS encoding sensor histidine kinase gives MKSIRTRLIRLVVLAILIPTALATSISYLYVRHQNIEQAERSSLNVLTRGNTQVTHYIEDIRRLSTSLYANRSLMNIMRVGADQELDESDGVVSRAMLGLFLSRQDIEQLHFVILNGYSEYSVYNMKTTSRGTFDWMQETDYFQLMKEKSGWLIDGAHTIEPYNVHTMILDEKQVVSFRYRIDRVETDEPLGFLSVDIPVRVFEQQLKLFENDPEESLWLMTEQRVLAQTGAEMELPVDQFTGQSGSLRVGKSFIVYSKTMTNGVPLILVKRIPYASVIQGANETALILVLIGLVSLFVMIIAASLVAMQITKPIKQLTANVWRVEQGDLSAPFVATTNDEIGLLNRQFQRMIQRIDLLIKREYRLALENRTNELRALQSQLNPHFLFNALQSIGTTTLQGDRKIAYRSITGLSQMMRYSMNNEQTIVTLKQEVDHLQAYIRLQQQRFPERFRYIVDIPWHLNDIEVPKMILQPFAENYFKHGFRQQLAATENYLAYKVRTDGGRLIIHIENSGAVLETGRLEEIDRKMRMHRNPEDLETSGIGLHNIYERLLIFYGEQANMTLSSSAVEGGFKIVIRIPYEKGDLA, from the coding sequence ATGAAAAGTATCCGGACACGTTTGATTCGTCTCGTCGTCCTAGCGATCTTGATTCCGACAGCCCTCGCGACATCGATCTCCTACTTGTATGTACGGCACCAAAACATTGAACAGGCAGAACGTTCTAGCCTGAACGTGTTGACGCGAGGAAATACACAGGTGACCCATTACATAGAGGATATCCGCCGTCTCTCGACAAGTCTGTATGCGAATCGTTCGTTGATGAACATCATGCGCGTCGGAGCAGATCAGGAATTAGACGAATCTGATGGAGTCGTTTCGCGGGCGATGTTAGGTCTGTTTTTATCACGTCAGGATATCGAGCAGTTACATTTCGTCATATTAAATGGTTATTCGGAGTATTCGGTCTACAACATGAAAACGACGAGTCGGGGAACGTTTGATTGGATGCAAGAAACGGATTATTTTCAATTGATGAAAGAAAAAAGTGGCTGGTTGATTGACGGAGCGCACACGATTGAACCATACAATGTGCACACGATGATTCTTGATGAGAAACAAGTCGTTAGTTTTCGTTATCGCATCGATCGTGTCGAAACAGATGAGCCACTCGGCTTCCTTTCAGTGGATATTCCAGTCCGTGTATTCGAACAACAGTTAAAACTGTTCGAGAATGATCCGGAAGAGTCGTTATGGTTGATGACAGAACAGCGTGTATTGGCACAGACTGGAGCAGAGATGGAACTACCGGTCGATCAATTCACTGGGCAGAGTGGGAGTTTACGTGTCGGAAAATCGTTCATCGTCTACTCAAAGACGATGACGAATGGCGTTCCACTCATACTCGTCAAACGGATTCCGTATGCGTCAGTCATCCAAGGGGCGAACGAAACGGCATTGATTCTTGTTTTGATCGGTCTCGTCTCACTGTTCGTCATGATCATTGCCGCAAGTCTCGTTGCCATGCAGATCACGAAACCAATCAAACAGTTGACAGCAAACGTCTGGCGAGTCGAACAAGGGGATTTATCAGCACCATTCGTTGCGACGACGAATGACGAGATTGGATTACTCAACCGTCAATTCCAACGCATGATTCAACGGATTGATCTTTTAATCAAACGGGAGTATCGACTGGCACTTGAAAACCGGACGAATGAGCTACGTGCATTACAATCTCAGCTCAATCCGCACTTCTTATTCAATGCCTTACAATCGATCGGAACGACGACGCTACAAGGAGACCGGAAGATCGCGTACCGCTCGATCACCGGATTATCACAAATGATGCGCTACTCGATGAATAATGAGCAGACGATCGTAACCCTAAAACAAGAAGTCGATCATCTTCAAGCGTATATTCGTTTGCAACAGCAACGTTTTCCGGAACGGTTCCGTTATATCGTTGACATCCCGTGGCATCTCAATGACATTGAAGTGCCGAAGATGATCTTGCAACCGTTCGCTGAAAATTACTTCAAACACGGATTTCGACAGCAATTAGCAGCGACAGAAAACTATCTCGCCTACAAAGTCCGGACGGATGGTGGACGTCTCATCATTCACATCGAGAATAGCGGCGCCGTCCTCGAAACAGGACGACTTGAAGAGATTGATCGAAAAATGCGCATGCATCGTAACCCAGAAGATCTCGAGACGAGCGGCATTGGTCTCCATAATATTTATGAACGACTCTTGATTTTTTACGGGGAGCAAGCCAATATGACGCTCTCTTCTTCAGCGGTAGAGGGAGGATTCAAAATCGTGATTCGGATTCCATATGAGAAGGGGGACTTGGCATGA
- a CDS encoding CDP-glycerol glycerophosphotransferase family protein, producing the protein MKVVREGIVWVYLLLFRICYGVFRLLPLRPVTLFWMTYGDNAKPVNDRLAQELPNEKRYLVYDHHFMKQPDLWKSDRMLRFRRLRFVRLAYLLATSRTVFVDNYVAEFSVAKTRRGTRRIQLWHAGGTLKQFGLTSSKSLFVSERIRNRFRRVYQEYGDFIVPGMRCATQFMAPHDLKRSHFKPFGMPRTDYWYDEVQREHRALDLKERYVKPDRRILLYAPTYREYKGTEDHTIQQFEQLAKTGWTILVKLHPTIRALSTYRSAHIHLVDDTYQINDYLLITDVLVTDYSSIPFESCLLEVPTFLYTPDIDTYRQLPGLVDQYPKPLPVRQTEQMAQLMEWIVSDAILEECRQHMQEFQTSWYDHPPGQAVERIVHHYYGTGM; encoded by the coding sequence ATGAAAGTGGTTAGAGAAGGAATCGTATGGGTCTATTTATTGTTGTTTCGTATTTGTTATGGTGTCTTTCGGTTGTTACCGCTTCGCCCCGTCACTTTATTTTGGATGACATACGGGGATAACGCAAAACCTGTTAATGATCGCTTGGCGCAGGAATTGCCAAATGAGAAACGGTATCTGGTATATGATCACCATTTCATGAAGCAGCCGGATTTATGGAAGTCAGACCGAATGCTTCGCTTTCGTCGATTACGGTTCGTCAGACTCGCATATTTACTTGCGACCTCCCGGACGGTTTTCGTCGATAATTATGTTGCGGAATTCAGTGTTGCTAAAACGCGACGTGGAACACGACGTATCCAGCTATGGCATGCCGGCGGAACGTTAAAGCAGTTTGGACTAACTTCTTCGAAAAGCCTGTTCGTATCGGAACGGATACGAAATCGGTTCCGACGTGTCTATCAGGAATATGGTGATTTCATCGTGCCGGGGATGCGTTGTGCGACACAATTCATGGCACCGCATGATTTAAAACGATCTCATTTTAAACCGTTCGGCATGCCACGGACGGATTATTGGTATGATGAGGTTCAGCGGGAACATCGGGCGCTTGATTTAAAAGAACGTTATGTAAAACCCGACCGCCGGATTCTATTGTATGCCCCGACTTACCGCGAATATAAAGGAACGGAAGATCACACGATTCAACAATTTGAACAACTGGCTAAAACAGGCTGGACGATTCTTGTTAAGTTACATCCGACGATCCGAGCGCTTTCGACCTATCGTTCCGCCCATATACATCTTGTGGATGACACGTATCAGATCAATGATTATTTGCTCATCACGGATGTTCTGGTGACCGACTATTCGTCGATTCCATTTGAAAGCTGTCTTCTTGAGGTTCCAACGTTCTTATACACACCGGACATCGATACATATCGACAACTACCAGGACTTGTCGATCAGTATCCAAAACCATTACCGGTGCGACAGACGGAGCAGATGGCGCAATTGATGGAGTGGATCGTGTCTGACGCGATACTTGAAGAGTGCCGTCAGCACATGCAAGAATTCCAAACAAGTTGGTATGATCACCCACCAGGTCAAGCAGTTGAACGAATCGTTCATCATTATTACGGAACAGGTATGTAA
- a CDS encoding NCS2 family permease, with translation MFKLAAHQTTVKREIQAGFVTFITMAYILLVNPTILADAGIPQAQAFSATIIATLIGTLLMGLYANLPIAVAPGMGLNAYFTYTLVVGEKIPYQTALSVVFVAGVIFLLLSLSPIRTKLIEIIPMTLKLAITGGIGLFIASLGLKMSGILVASEDTLVTIGALTSPEALITLIGLLVAAILTIKRVPGAILYAMILSGLIAFLTGELKFSNSFVALPTLPEGLIITNPFNAIQDVFQYGLFSGVLSFVLVTMFDTTGTMVAVGEQAGLIEEDGSLKNSERALLSDSTAMVAGSLFGTSPTTAYVESAAGVAAGGRTGLTSVTVGILFALSAVFGPFVQSISSVPAITAPALILVGAFMIQNIKQIPWDDFSEAFTAFLVILIMPLSGSIATGIAFGFIVYPIMKAIQKERVHPLIYVFALLFFIQLFFLS, from the coding sequence ATGTTTAAACTTGCCGCACATCAAACAACCGTAAAACGTGAAATCCAAGCTGGATTCGTGACGTTCATTACGATGGCATATATTCTGCTCGTCAATCCGACGATTTTAGCAGATGCCGGTATCCCCCAAGCCCAAGCATTTTCTGCGACGATCATCGCGACATTGATCGGTACGCTCCTGATGGGGCTTTATGCGAATCTACCAATCGCAGTCGCACCCGGAATGGGACTCAATGCGTATTTTACTTATACACTTGTCGTTGGTGAAAAGATTCCATATCAGACAGCACTCTCAGTTGTCTTCGTTGCTGGTGTCATTTTCTTATTGTTATCACTATCACCAATCCGTACGAAGCTGATTGAAATCATTCCGATGACATTAAAGCTTGCGATCACAGGTGGAATCGGTCTTTTCATTGCTTCACTTGGTCTCAAGATGTCAGGAATTCTCGTCGCTAGTGAAGATACACTCGTCACGATTGGCGCATTGACGTCACCAGAAGCATTGATCACACTCATCGGACTATTAGTTGCAGCCATCTTGACGATCAAACGTGTACCAGGTGCTATTTTATATGCCATGATCCTCTCTGGATTGATTGCATTCCTGACAGGTGAATTGAAGTTTTCCAATTCCTTCGTTGCGTTACCGACGTTACCAGAAGGATTGATCATCACGAATCCGTTCAACGCCATTCAAGACGTGTTCCAATACGGTCTGTTCAGCGGTGTCCTCTCCTTCGTTCTCGTGACGATGTTTGATACGACAGGTACGATGGTCGCTGTCGGAGAACAGGCTGGATTGATTGAAGAAGATGGATCATTGAAAAACAGCGAACGTGCCCTATTATCTGATTCGACTGCGATGGTCGCTGGTTCATTGTTCGGAACAAGTCCCACAACCGCTTACGTAGAATCTGCAGCGGGTGTTGCTGCTGGTGGACGGACTGGACTCACATCCGTGACGGTCGGGATTCTATTCGCATTATCTGCCGTCTTTGGACCGTTCGTTCAATCGATTTCGAGCGTCCCTGCGATTACTGCGCCAGCATTGATTTTAGTCGGTGCCTTCATGATTCAAAACATCAAACAGATTCCATGGGATGATTTCAGCGAAGCTTTCACGGCTTTCCTCGTCATCTTGATCATGCCATTATCCGGTAGCATCGCAACCGGTATCGCATTCGGTTTCATCGTCTATCCAATCATGAAAGCTATCCAAAAAGAGCGTGTCCATCCACTCATCTATGTGTTCGCGCTTCTCTTCTTCATCCAATTATTCTTCTTATCATAA